A region of the Gimesia sp. genome:
ATGACGCCTCTGCGGATGCCTGGGAAGGTCTCAAACAGGATCTGGATACCGCCTGGGAAAATCTGGAGAACTCCTTCGATAATGCTGAGAATGAAATTGACGAGGAAGTTTAACAGGAACTTCCGGAGACACCCGCTGGTCTCCCGTTGCGGTAGCTCAAAAGTGCAGGCGGAAGATCAGGGTGTCCTCTCTTGAAAGGGACAATGTGCAGAGAGACTCACTCCGCTTTGTGTCATACAATATTCATTCGTGTCGCTCAGCCAGGCTGGAACCGTCTCTGGATGATGTGGTGAATGTGCTTGGTGATGCTCAGCCGGACGTGGTCGCTCTGCAGGAAGTGGATGTAGACTGCCCCCGCACAGATCAAATTCATCAGGCGGAAGAGATCGGTCGGAGGCTGGAGATGACGCCACACTTTTTCAGTCTGGTGGACTGGACTCAGTTTCAAAGTCGACATGAAAAGCAGGGGCGCTACGGGTTGGCTTTTCTGTCGCGTAAAGACTTACGGCTGATTGATTCCCGGGAGTTTCACCTGCCCCTGCTGAGCCCGTTAAGCGAGCCGCGGGGTGTCTTTCAAATCCAGGCAGAGTGGCAGGGGAAATCGATTTCGATCCTGAACACGCATTTGAGCGTGCACCGCCGGGAAAATCTGCTCCAGATGCAAGCTTTGTGTGAGTTGATTCAACAGACCGGTACCGAACATGAGGCATCGATCCTGCTGGGAGACTTTAATACAACCGGACAGTCGCGGGCGATCAGGAGGCTTCGTACCCTGCTGTCAGAGTGCATTCCGACAGGAAAGCCGCGTGCCACTTTCCCCAGCCGTTTTCCATTGCTACAATTAGATCGTATTTTCACGGGTGGGGCTCTGAAGCCTCAGCCCAGCCAGGTACTCGCCTCTCCAGGCGCGCGTCAAGCCTCTGATCATTTTCCTGTTAAAGTGGAATTAAAACTCTGATATGAGTCGAAGCAGTTCGGCCTCTTCCGTGCTTTCCTCTTTTCTGGTTCCCGCCAGCGAGCATCGATGCATACCGCTGAGCGAAGGGCTTTCCGCATTTGACTGCCGCAAACGACTGATCCGCCACGCGCAGCATCGCATCTGGTTCAGTACCTTTCTCTGGCGGAATGACCGGGCGGGAAACTTCCTGGTCAACGAACTCGAACGCCGTGCCCGGGAAGGTGTGGAAGTACGGATCCTGCTCGACCATTGGGTCACGCTGCAATCAGAAGACTCAATTTTACCACGCCTGCGTCAGCTCGCAGATTCGAGTGATGTTGAAGTACGGCTGTTTAACCCCGTTGTAGAGAAGATGGAACCCGGGGATGTGGAAGTCATGTGGGCGGCGGCGCTTTCAGGCGACACGTTGAACCGCCGGATGCACGGTAAAATCGCCTTGTTTGACGATGCCTGCGTCATCCTGGGAGGCCGAAATCTGGGTGACGAGTATTTCGACATGCACCGTTTCCGCTGTTTTACCGATACGGAAATTCTGGTCAGCGGTCCCGTCGTCCCCGAAGCACACGACGCATTTGCCCGCTTCTGGGATCACGATCTGAGTGTGAACCTGCTGGATTTCGCAACGGAGCAAGAGGATGCCACGGCACCGTCTGATTCTGATGCCGCTTCTAATCTGCCGGAACCTTTTTCAACCATCGCAGCAGAGTGTTGCCCCGACTATACCGCGCGCATTTTTGAGCCCCGCTCGATCGAATTCTGTTATGATCAGCCTCGTGTCGACACCCGGTTACCGGACGAGACGGGGAACTGGCTGGAAGAGGCTCTGGCCTCAGCCCGGAAAAGCATTCATCTCACTTCGCCGATTACGATCTTTCCTCTTTCGTGGTTCGAGCGACTGGAAAAACTGCGTGAGCAAAACGACGGGTTTCTGCTCTCGATTGTTACAAACAGCCTGGTTTCCACAGACAACCTTTACACCTATGCGGCGGGACTCAAACAACGAAAAAAGCTGATCAACTTGTTCCACGCCTCTCTGCATGAAATTCGTGCGGTTCCTGAAGATGTGGCTGAAGTTATTCCCAGCTTTCCAAGGCTTGCTGATGAGAATCAGAAAACGGACGAACAGCCAGCCTCCGGCTTTGGAGCCAATCCCTTTGAGTATGAGCAACTCCACACGACCCTGCACTGCAAGTATTTCATCATTGATGGCACAAAGACAGTACTTGGCTCACCCAATCTGGATCCCCGTTCGTTGTATATCAACACGGAACTGCTGCTGCTGATCGAAGATGAAGCACTCAGCCAGTATTATCTGGAGCACCATAATCGGTTGCGGTATAACACGAACAGCTGGATCGTCGCCCGTCGACCGGACGAAACGCTCTGGACCCGCTTAACGGGGCTGATTTCGTTCAAGCAGCCACGCGATGACGCCATCGGAGCGCATCGACCCGGCTACTGCTTCACCCCCGGGGAAGGCACCGTCAAAGAAATCCCCGATCCCCTGGCCGCCGATTTCTACGAACGCTACCAGGCCTGCGGCGTCTATCCGGGAATCAACGATTCCGACGAAAAAGTGGAACTCTTCCTGACCGAGAATCTGTCCTATCTGTTTCGCGATTCGCTGTAGGAGATCGCGCTAAGCAGATCACTCATCAAAGTGCGATTTCTTTAGAGCAAGTAATTCCAAGTTACCGTAACTTTGATTAATGCTGTAGCTGAACAAGCTGGAATACTTACTTAAAAAAACTGTGTTTTGTTGCGACAGATTGTCCAAGTGTATGTAGTCAGTAACTTCTTCATTTACCATTACAAAGACGTCACATTTCAATAATGAAAAACAGGCTCTTAATAATACAATTACATACAATCTGTAGTCTCAAAATATATTTATTGGCATTTTTAGTCTTCTATTAAAACAGTGCATATAATAACATTAAGAGACGTGGTCAATTGTATATTTTGCGGTCGTTGATAATTGTTGTGAGGAACTTTCGAGAAATGTCAAAGAATTTTTTCACTGAATCCTTAGAGCAATCTGTAATCAAAACTTCAATAGTCTCAAAGTACTTCAGTGTTTGGGCTAAAGTTATAAAGAGAGCCGTCATTCAAAAAAATTCAAAGCTAGCTTATATCGATCTGTTTGCTGGTCCGGGGCGATATAATGATGGAACAAAGTCAACGCCACTGTTGGTTTTGGAACAAGCGATTGAAGATGATTTCTTACGGGAAAGATTAGTTACAATATTTAATGATAAAGAGGGAACTTCTACAGATAAATTAGCTGATGAAATTAAAAAGCTACCCGGCGTCGAAAATTTAAAGTACAGACCAACTATTTACACAGGTGAAGTTGGTGAAGATATCGTAAAGATCTTTGAGAAAACTAGGCTCGTTCCTACTTTTTTCTTTGTTGACCCTTGGGGATATAAAGGACTATCACTCCAATTAATTAATTCTGTTCTTAAGCATTGGGGATGCGATTGCGTTTTTTTCTTTAATTATAATCGCATAAATATGGGTCTAAACAATTCGATAGTAAAGTCGCATATGGATGCTTTATTTGGTGAGGCACGCGCTGATTTATTAAGACAAGAACTTAACGATTTACGTCCTGAAGACCGCGAACTTACAATCGTGGAGGCAATAGGTGATGCTTTGCAGGAAATGGGTGGGAAATATGTCTTACCATTTCGTTTTCGAAACAAAAAAGGAGTCAGAACAAGTCATCATTTAATTTTCGTGTCCAAAAATATTCGTGGGTACGAGATAATGAAAGACATTATGGCAAGAGAAAGCTCTGAGGAAGAACAAGGTGTACCAACATTTGAATACAACCCTTCTATAAAAAGCCAAGGTTTACTTTTTGAACTCTCAAGACCACTTGATGATCTAGGAGAGATGTTACTTGATGTGTTTAGTGGCAGAACTATGAAAATGATTGATATTTTTAATGAGCATCATGTTGGGAGGCGATTTGTCTCGAAGAATTATAAAGACATTTTAAAGCTCATGGAAAAACAGAATAAAATATCCACAGACCCTCCAGTTGATAAACGTAAAAAAGGTACTTTCGGCGATAATGTCAAAGTAACTTTTCCATAAGGACATATTATGTCTAAATCGAATATTGAATGGACTGAATCAACTTGGAATCCGCTTACAGGTTGTACTAAGGTCAGTCCTGGTTGCAAATTTTGTTATGCAGAGCGTCTTTCAAAACGACTTAATGCCATGGGGCTTAAGAACTATTCAAACGGATTCAAATTAACTCTCCAACCACAAATGCTTGAACGTCCTTTAAGTTGGAAGAAACCACAAACAATTTTCGTTAATTCTATGAGCGACTTATTTCATAAAGAGGTTGAAGTTGAATACATTTATCGAATATTCGACGTGATGAGAAGGGCGTATTGGCATCGATTCCAAGTCCTAACCAAGAGAGCTGATCGACTCGAAGAATTAAGCCCTGTAATTGATTGGCCAGAAAATGTCTGGATGGGAGTGAGTGTTGAGGATCAAGAGTATACTTTCCGTATCGATCATCTGAGACACACGAACGCTCATATAAAGTTCCTTTCAATCGAGCCACTTATAGGTCCGATTGATGATCTAGATCTTACAGATATTGATTGGGTGATTGTCGGTGGAGAATCTGGACCCGGCGCTCGACCAATCCATGAAGAATGGGTCAGAGCAATTCTTAATCAATGTCAAGAAGATAAAGTCCCATTCTTTTTTAAACAATGGGGAGGAGTTAATAAAAAGAAAAATGGAAGGTTGCTCGATGGACGAACTTGGGATGAAATGCCGGAAGTCGAGAATATTGAAAAAGCGACATCTTAGTTAATTAGAAGGGTAAAGTTTTCTCCCCCTCACTCATCAAAGTGCGATTTCTTCCGCAGCAGGTGATGATAATGCTGCGCAAACCGGTGCGATTCGTCGCGGACGTATTGCAACAGTCTTAAGCCGTAGGAATGCCGGCTCAGGCGGCGGGGTTCGACTTCGCCCGGGACGTAGACCTCTTCTTCGCGTTTGGCCAGGGAGATTGTGAACGGGGGCTCGACTCCCAATTCACGCATCGCGGTCATCGCGGCATTGAGCTGGCCTTTACCGCCGTCAATCAGCAGGATGTCGGGGAACGATTCCCCCTCCTGGTGCAGTCGCCGGATGCGTCGGCTGACCACTTCGCGGATCGAGGCGAAGTCGTCGATCCCTTTGACGGTGCGAATCTTGAACCGCTTGTAGCCATGCTTGAAGGGGAGCCCGTCGATGAACTGCACCAGGCTGGCCACCGTTTCGCCCCCCTGCAGGTGCGCGATGTCGACTCCCTCGATCCGCCGCGGCAGTTCAGCCAGGCCGAAGACTTTCTTCAACCCCTGCATGCCTTTCTTCGGGTCGATGTAAAACACCTCGGGTTGCGCATGGTCTTCCAGGTTGCCCCGCAGGTTGATGTTGTCCAGCAGCTCGATTTCATCCCGCAGCCGGGCCGCTTTTTCGTAGAGTCGCTGTTCGGACGCCGCCAGCATCTCCTTCCGCATCTCTTTCAGCAGCCGGTCCTTCTTGCCGTCCAGAAACAGCTTCAGCTTGTTGATGTCCTTGCGGTAGTCCTCTTTGCTGATCCGCAGATTGCAGGGCGCCGTGCACTGATTGATGCTGTGCAGCAGACAGGGGCGGAACCAGCGCCACTTTTCGTCCCCCTCATCGATGTCCAGCGAACAGTTGCGGAACCGGAAGATCTTCTGCAGCACCGTGATCGCCCCCCGCAGCTGTTTCGCGTTGGTGAAGGGGCCGTAGAGCTTCGTCCCTTTGCTCTGCGGTGTGCGGGTGAATTCGACGCGGGGGAAATCTTCGCGGGTGGTGATCTCCAGGTAGGGGAACGTCTTGTCGTCTTTGAGTTCGGAATTGAAGCGGGGCCGAATATCCTTGATCAGCCGCGCTTCGAGCAGCAGGGCGTCGACCTCGGTCTCGGTCTCCAGATAATCGATGTCCGCGATTTCGGTTACCAGTTCCGCCGTCCTGCGTTCGACCGCTGCTGCCTGCGTGAAATAACTCGACGCACGGCTTTTGAGGTTCACCGCTTTTCCCACATAAATCACACGTCCCTGCGCATCCTTCATCAGGTACACACCCGGTGTGGTCGGAAACGTACGCACTTTCTCGTGGGGTGTCTGCGGAGTCTCCCCGCTCGACGCGGACGTCGTTTCAACGGTGGGAGTTTCTTCTGGAGGCTGGGGGTCTGAATCAGACACGAAATCAGATTCCTGCAAACGCGGGGTGACAGTTCGAATGGATCGCGGACTAAACGATTATAGAAGCGGCGTCATGAAATCAGAAGAGGCTATTTTCCTCGATCATCCGTTTCACGACTTCCCGTTTATCATTGGTCTCTTCCATGATGGCCAACTGCCGCTTGGCACCGGAGTTATGAACCAGATCGTAGATCCGCTGTAATTCGTCCGTACACTCCAGGCGCTCCGACATCGGAGAGACCAGGTCGACCAGGTGCGTCGTCGAATCAATCACCGAATACAGCTGGTAACTGTCGCTGTTGACCAGGCTCGCATCGATGCCGTAGCGGGTCGCCCGCCACTTGTTCTGCTGCACCATCATCGGGTGATGCTGCAACTGGTAGGCGCCTTCGTCGATTTCATCCGAAATGCATTTCACCAGGCACTGCACGAACGCGGCGATCGACAGTACCTGCTCCAGGTTGGCCGGCATGTCGCACACGCGGATCTCCACGGTGCCGAAATTATGATGCGGGCGGATGTCCCACCAGATTTCGCGGATCGTATTGATGA
Encoded here:
- a CDS encoding endonuclease/exonuclease/phosphatase family protein → MSYNIHSCRSARLEPSLDDVVNVLGDAQPDVVALQEVDVDCPRTDQIHQAEEIGRRLEMTPHFFSLVDWTQFQSRHEKQGRYGLAFLSRKDLRLIDSREFHLPLLSPLSEPRGVFQIQAEWQGKSISILNTHLSVHRRENLLQMQALCELIQQTGTEHEASILLGDFNTTGQSRAIRRLRTLLSECIPTGKPRATFPSRFPLLQLDRIFTGGALKPQPSQVLASPGARQASDHFPVKVELKL
- a CDS encoding phosphatidylserine/phosphatidylglycerophosphate/cardiolipin synthase family protein, whose amino-acid sequence is MSRSSSASSVLSSFLVPASEHRCIPLSEGLSAFDCRKRLIRHAQHRIWFSTFLWRNDRAGNFLVNELERRAREGVEVRILLDHWVTLQSEDSILPRLRQLADSSDVEVRLFNPVVEKMEPGDVEVMWAAALSGDTLNRRMHGKIALFDDACVILGGRNLGDEYFDMHRFRCFTDTEILVSGPVVPEAHDAFARFWDHDLSVNLLDFATEQEDATAPSDSDAASNLPEPFSTIAAECCPDYTARIFEPRSIEFCYDQPRVDTRLPDETGNWLEEALASARKSIHLTSPITIFPLSWFERLEKLREQNDGFLLSIVTNSLVSTDNLYTYAAGLKQRKKLINLFHASLHEIRAVPEDVAEVIPSFPRLADENQKTDEQPASGFGANPFEYEQLHTTLHCKYFIIDGTKTVLGSPNLDPRSLYINTELLLLIEDEALSQYYLEHHNRLRYNTNSWIVARRPDETLWTRLTGLISFKQPRDDAIGAHRPGYCFTPGEGTVKEIPDPLAADFYERYQACGVYPGINDSDEKVELFLTENLSYLFRDSL
- a CDS encoding three-Cys-motif partner protein TcmP, giving the protein MSKNFFTESLEQSVIKTSIVSKYFSVWAKVIKRAVIQKNSKLAYIDLFAGPGRYNDGTKSTPLLVLEQAIEDDFLRERLVTIFNDKEGTSTDKLADEIKKLPGVENLKYRPTIYTGEVGEDIVKIFEKTRLVPTFFFVDPWGYKGLSLQLINSVLKHWGCDCVFFFNYNRINMGLNNSIVKSHMDALFGEARADLLRQELNDLRPEDRELTIVEAIGDALQEMGGKYVLPFRFRNKKGVRTSHHLIFVSKNIRGYEIMKDIMARESSEEEQGVPTFEYNPSIKSQGLLFELSRPLDDLGEMLLDVFSGRTMKMIDIFNEHHVGRRFVSKNYKDILKLMEKQNKISTDPPVDKRKKGTFGDNVKVTFP
- a CDS encoding phage Gp37/Gp68 family protein encodes the protein MMSKSNIEWTESTWNPLTGCTKVSPGCKFCYAERLSKRLNAMGLKNYSNGFKLTLQPQMLERPLSWKKPQTIFVNSMSDLFHKEVEVEYIYRIFDVMRRAYWHRFQVLTKRADRLEELSPVIDWPENVWMGVSVEDQEYTFRIDHLRHTNAHIKFLSIEPLIGPIDDLDLTDIDWVIVGGESGPGARPIHEEWVRAILNQCQEDKVPFFFKQWGGVNKKKNGRLLDGRTWDEMPEVENIEKATS
- a CDS encoding excinuclease ABC subunit UvrC gives rise to the protein MRTFPTTPGVYLMKDAQGRVIYVGKAVNLKSRASSYFTQAAAVERRTAELVTEIADIDYLETETEVDALLLEARLIKDIRPRFNSELKDDKTFPYLEITTREDFPRVEFTRTPQSKGTKLYGPFTNAKQLRGAITVLQKIFRFRNCSLDIDEGDEKWRWFRPCLLHSINQCTAPCNLRISKEDYRKDINKLKLFLDGKKDRLLKEMRKEMLAASEQRLYEKAARLRDEIELLDNINLRGNLEDHAQPEVFYIDPKKGMQGLKKVFGLAELPRRIEGVDIAHLQGGETVASLVQFIDGLPFKHGYKRFKIRTVKGIDDFASIREVVSRRIRRLHQEGESFPDILLIDGGKGQLNAAMTAMRELGVEPPFTISLAKREEEVYVPGEVEPRRLSRHSYGLRLLQYVRDESHRFAQHYHHLLRKKSHFDE